A stretch of Dietzia lutea DNA encodes these proteins:
- a CDS encoding inositol-3-phosphate synthase, with protein sequence MTDQKVRVAIVGVGNCASSLVQGVEYYKDAAIDSTVPGLMHVKFGDYHVNDVQFVAAFDVDGKKVGMDLAEAIRASENNTISLCDVPPTGVTVQRGPTLDGLGKYYRETIEESAAEPVDVVQALRDAEVDVLVSYLPVGSEEADKFYAQCAIDAGVAFVNALPVFIASDPEWAEKFRSAGVPIVGDDIKSQVGATITHRVMAKLFEDRGVALDRTYQLNVGGNMDFKNMLERDRLESKKVSKTQAVTSNLEGSLKNKVHDRNVHIGPSDYVEWLDDRKWAYVRLEGRAFGDAPINLEYKLEVWDSPNSAGIIIDAVRAAKIAKDRGIGGPILPASAYLMKSPPEQMADDKARAELEAFIIGA encoded by the coding sequence ATGACCGACCAGAAGGTGCGCGTCGCGATCGTCGGCGTCGGCAACTGTGCGTCCTCGCTCGTGCAGGGCGTGGAGTACTACAAGGACGCGGCGATCGACTCGACCGTCCCCGGCCTCATGCACGTGAAGTTCGGTGACTACCACGTCAACGACGTGCAGTTCGTCGCCGCGTTCGACGTCGACGGCAAAAAGGTCGGCATGGATCTCGCCGAGGCCATCCGCGCCTCCGAGAACAACACCATCTCCCTCTGCGACGTCCCGCCCACCGGCGTGACCGTGCAGCGCGGCCCCACCCTCGACGGCCTGGGCAAGTACTACCGCGAGACCATCGAGGAGTCCGCCGCCGAGCCCGTCGACGTCGTGCAGGCCCTGCGCGACGCCGAGGTCGACGTGTTGGTCAGCTACCTGCCCGTCGGCTCGGAGGAGGCCGACAAGTTCTACGCACAGTGCGCGATCGACGCCGGCGTCGCGTTCGTCAACGCCCTGCCCGTGTTCATCGCCTCCGACCCCGAGTGGGCCGAGAAGTTCCGCTCCGCCGGCGTCCCGATCGTCGGCGACGACATCAAGAGTCAGGTCGGCGCCACCATCACCCACCGCGTGATGGCCAAGCTCTTCGAGGACCGCGGCGTCGCGCTGGACCGCACGTACCAGCTCAACGTCGGCGGCAACATGGACTTCAAGAACATGCTCGAGCGTGACCGCCTGGAGTCCAAGAAGGTCTCCAAGACCCAGGCCGTGACCTCCAACCTCGAGGGGTCGCTCAAGAACAAGGTCCACGACCGCAACGTGCACATCGGCCCCTCGGACTACGTGGAGTGGCTCGACGACCGCAAGTGGGCGTACGTTCGTCTCGAGGGACGCGCGTTCGGTGACGCCCCCATCAACCTCGAGTACAAGCTCGAGGTCTGGGACTCGCCCAACTCGGCGGGCATCATCATCGACGCCGTCCGCGCGGCCAAGATCGCCAAGGACCGCGGCATCGGCGGACCGATCCTGCCGGCCTCGGCGTACCTCATGAAGTCCCCGCCGGAGCAGATGGCGGACGACAAGGCCCGCGCCGAGCTCGAGGCCTTCATCATCGGGGCCTGA
- a CDS encoding HemK2/MTQ2 family protein methyltransferase: MTQTRFAHIEVDDGVYAPQDDSWLLCDALEDCDVVAGRRVLDICTGSGILAIEAALKGAREVVAYDISPAAVACASRNAERAGVDVDVRLGTLSDARYAGLFDVVVSNPPYVPSDAPLEGTGPNRAWDAGANGRVVLDELCELAPDLLAPGGTMLIVHSEFSDPPQTVRRMEEVGFTARPIATRTVDFGPVMTSYAERLEAAGLLEPGRREEELVVIRVDRS; encoded by the coding sequence ATGACCCAGACACGGTTCGCCCATATCGAGGTCGACGACGGTGTGTACGCACCGCAAGACGATTCCTGGCTGCTCTGCGACGCACTCGAGGACTGCGACGTGGTCGCCGGTAGGCGCGTGCTCGACATCTGTACAGGCAGCGGCATCCTCGCCATCGAGGCTGCGCTCAAGGGCGCCCGTGAGGTGGTCGCCTACGACATCTCCCCCGCCGCGGTCGCCTGCGCGTCCCGCAACGCCGAGCGGGCCGGCGTCGATGTCGACGTCCGCCTGGGCACGCTCTCCGACGCCCGCTACGCCGGGCTCTTCGACGTGGTGGTGTCCAACCCGCCGTACGTCCCCTCCGACGCCCCGCTCGAGGGCACCGGCCCCAACCGGGCGTGGGACGCGGGCGCCAACGGGCGGGTCGTGCTCGACGAGCTGTGCGAGCTCGCCCCCGACCTGCTCGCGCCCGGCGGGACCATGCTCATCGTCCACTCGGAGTTCTCCGACCCGCCGCAGACCGTCCGCAGGATGGAGGAGGTCGGGTTCACCGCGCGGCCGATCGCCACGCGCACCGTCGACTTCGGGCCCGTCATGACCTCGTACGCCGAGCGCCTCGAGGCCGCCGGTCTGCTCGAGCCCGGACGGCGCGAGGAGGAGCTGGTGGTGATCCGCGTTGACCGCAGCTGA